One genomic segment of Streptomyces sp. RKND-216 includes these proteins:
- a CDS encoding gamma-glutamyl-gamma-aminobutyrate hydrolase family protein, giving the protein MAPPLIGVSTYLEPEARWGVWQLPAALLPAGYHQLVQAAGGLAALLPPDSGPHAADAAVARLDGLVVAGGPDVEPLRYGAEPDPRTGPPARERDAWELALIDAALECGVPLLGICRGMQLLNVACGGTLVQHLDGHAGEPGVFGTHAVTPVASTRLARALEGPVVVPTYHHQAVRRLGSGLVACAHAEDGTVEAVEMPGAPAWTLGVQWHPEAAGTDLRVMRALVKEAACRQERQAGLAWRDRPERQTQR; this is encoded by the coding sequence ATGGCACCTCCGCTGATCGGTGTGAGCACCTACCTGGAACCGGAAGCACGGTGGGGTGTGTGGCAGCTGCCCGCCGCCCTGCTGCCGGCCGGGTACCACCAGCTGGTGCAGGCCGCCGGCGGACTGGCCGCGCTGCTCCCCCCGGACTCCGGCCCGCACGCGGCCGACGCCGCCGTGGCCCGTCTGGACGGCCTGGTCGTCGCGGGCGGCCCCGACGTCGAGCCCCTCCGGTACGGCGCGGAGCCCGACCCGCGGACCGGTCCCCCGGCCCGGGAGCGCGACGCGTGGGAGCTGGCGCTGATCGACGCCGCGCTGGAGTGCGGGGTACCCCTGCTCGGCATCTGCCGGGGCATGCAACTGCTCAACGTCGCCTGCGGGGGCACTCTCGTCCAGCACCTGGACGGTCACGCCGGGGAGCCGGGGGTGTTCGGCACGCACGCCGTCACGCCCGTTGCCAGCACCCGGCTCGCCCGCGCCCTGGAGGGCCCGGTCGTCGTGCCCACCTACCACCACCAGGCGGTACGGCGGCTCGGCTCCGGCCTCGTGGCATGCGCACACGCCGAGGACGGCACCGTGGAGGCGGTGGAGATGCCCGGCGCCCCCGCCTGGACTCTGGGCGTGCAGTGGCACCCGGAAGCGGCAGGGACCGACCTGCGGGTGATGCGGGCCCTGGTGAAGGAGGCCGCCTGCCGGCAGGAACGGCAGGCCGGGCTCGCGTGGCGGGACCGGCCCGAGCGGCAGACGCAGCGCTGA
- the eat gene encoding ethanolamine permease, with translation MAEDTGLRGRGAGSPAPASERAYLQRRTLRRGSAGWLLLTGLGVAYVVSGDYAGWNFGLAEGGFGGLAVATVLMGLMYACMVFSLAELSSILPTAGGGYGFARRALGTWGGFLTGTAILIEYVLAPAAISVFIGGYVESLGLFGLESGWPVYLACFVLFTGVHLWGVGEALRFSFVVTGIAVAALLVFCVGALTHFDGGSLNDIAVDSSAFGSGSWLPYGLLGIWAAFPFGMWFFLGVEGVPLAAEEAKDPERTLPRAMAAAIGILVLLALLTLLPAAGAAGSEAIKDADNPLVAALETATGGDPTTLSRIVNYAGLAGLVASFFSLIYAGSRQLFALSRAGYLPRFLSLTSRRKAPYLGLIVPAAIGFGLAAATGDGARMLNIAVFGAAVSYVLMSLSHIVLRRREPGLHRPYRTPGGVWTSSVAFVLACSAVVATFLVDPTAAGIALILYVVAVGYFAFYSRHRLVAGAPEEEFAALAEAEAELEKG, from the coding sequence ATGGCCGAGGACACCGGACTGCGCGGCCGGGGCGCCGGCTCCCCCGCGCCGGCCTCCGAGAGGGCGTATCTGCAACGCCGCACCCTGCGCCGGGGCAGTGCAGGATGGCTGCTGCTCACCGGGCTGGGCGTGGCCTACGTGGTCTCCGGTGACTACGCCGGCTGGAACTTCGGCCTGGCCGAGGGCGGCTTCGGCGGACTCGCCGTCGCCACCGTGCTGATGGGCCTGATGTACGCCTGCATGGTGTTCTCGCTGGCCGAGCTGTCCTCGATCCTGCCCACCGCCGGGGGCGGTTACGGCTTCGCCCGCCGGGCCCTGGGCACCTGGGGCGGGTTCCTGACCGGCACGGCCATCCTCATCGAGTACGTCCTGGCGCCGGCCGCCATCTCGGTGTTCATCGGCGGCTACGTCGAGTCCCTGGGTCTGTTCGGCCTGGAGTCGGGCTGGCCGGTGTACCTGGCGTGCTTCGTGCTGTTCACGGGCGTGCACCTGTGGGGCGTGGGCGAGGCGCTGCGGTTCAGCTTCGTGGTCACGGGCATCGCGGTCGCCGCGCTGCTGGTGTTCTGCGTCGGGGCGCTCACCCACTTCGACGGCGGGTCGCTGAACGACATAGCCGTGGACTCCTCCGCCTTCGGCTCCGGGTCGTGGCTGCCGTACGGGCTGCTCGGCATCTGGGCGGCGTTCCCGTTCGGCATGTGGTTCTTCCTGGGCGTGGAGGGTGTGCCGCTGGCGGCGGAGGAGGCGAAGGACCCGGAGCGGACGCTGCCGCGGGCGATGGCGGCTGCCATCGGCATCCTGGTGCTGCTGGCGCTGCTCACGCTGCTGCCCGCCGCCGGGGCGGCGGGGTCGGAGGCCATCAAGGACGCCGACAACCCGCTGGTCGCGGCGCTGGAGACGGCGACCGGCGGCGACCCCACGACGCTCAGCCGGATCGTCAACTACGCGGGCCTGGCGGGCCTGGTGGCGTCGTTCTTCTCGCTGATCTACGCCGGCTCGCGGCAGCTGTTCGCCCTGTCCCGGGCGGGCTACCTGCCCCGCTTCCTGTCATTGACCAGCCGCCGCAAGGCCCCCTACCTGGGCCTCATCGTGCCCGCGGCCATCGGCTTCGGGCTGGCGGCGGCCACCGGCGACGGGGCGCGCATGCTGAACATCGCCGTGTTCGGCGCGGCGGTCTCCTACGTGCTGATGTCGCTCTCGCACATCGTGCTGCGCCGCCGGGAGCCGGGCCTGCACCGGCCGTACCGCACGCCGGGCGGCGTGTGGACCTCCTCGGTCGCCTTCGTGCTGGCGTGCTCCGCGGTGGTGGCAACGTTCCTCGTCGACCCGACGGCCGCGGGGATCGCACTGATCCTGTACGTCGTGGCGGTGGGCTACTTCGCCTTCTACAGTCGGCACCGGCTGGTGGCGGGCGCGCCCGAGGAGGAGTTCGCCGCCCTGGCCGAAGCAGAGGCCGAGCTGGAAAAGGGATAG
- a CDS encoding FCD domain-containing protein, which produces MKDSVSGPGAGIARTGDPLAPVLRPVRAGNGFEEALEQILQVLRLGLIPAGGRLPAERELAERLGVSRVTLREALRVLTDEGLVESRRGRYGGTFVCEPPEGGGPPAALDAAGLEDALRFREVLEAGAAELVAARGLTGEDERRLRAALNATRDAALGDYRRQDTLLHLTLVELAGSATLTAQYAAARATLNDLLGRIPLLVRNLEHAQQQHTALVEAVAAGDPEAARAVAREHCAGTAALLRGFLL; this is translated from the coding sequence ATGAAGGATTCGGTGAGCGGGCCGGGCGCCGGAATCGCGCGCACGGGAGATCCACTGGCGCCGGTACTGCGCCCTGTGCGGGCGGGCAACGGCTTCGAGGAGGCGCTGGAGCAGATACTCCAGGTCCTGCGGCTCGGCCTGATTCCCGCCGGTGGGCGGCTCCCGGCCGAACGCGAACTCGCCGAACGACTGGGGGTGAGCCGGGTGACGCTGCGCGAGGCGCTGCGCGTACTCACCGACGAGGGCCTGGTGGAGAGCCGCCGCGGACGGTACGGCGGCACGTTCGTCTGCGAGCCGCCGGAGGGCGGCGGACCGCCGGCCGCGCTGGACGCGGCGGGCCTGGAGGACGCGCTGCGGTTCCGGGAGGTCCTGGAGGCGGGCGCCGCCGAGCTGGTCGCCGCACGGGGGCTGACCGGCGAGGACGAACGACGGCTCCGGGCGGCGCTGAACGCCACCCGGGACGCCGCACTCGGCGACTACCGGCGGCAGGACACCCTGCTGCACCTCACCCTGGTCGAACTCGCCGGCTCGGCCACCCTGACCGCGCAGTACGCGGCGGCCCGCGCCACGCTCAACGACCTGCTGGGCCGCATCCCGCTGCTGGTGCGCAACCTGGAGCACGCCCAGCAGCAGCACACCGCGCTGGTCGAGGCGGTCGCCGCGGGCGACCCGGAGGCCGCCCGCGCCGTCGCCCGCGAGCACTGCGCCGGCACCGCCGCCCTGCTCCGCGGATTCCTGCTGTAG
- a CDS encoding glutamine synthetase family protein, with protein sequence MADPTPPLSVDELRWLVQEGRIDTVVLAFTDMQGRLQGKRFAAGFFLDEVLDHGTEGCNYLLAVDAEMNTVDGFEMSSWERGYGDFAMHGDHGTLRRVPWNPGTAMITADLAWHDGAPVTASPRQILRRQLDRLAERGWTAHVGTELEFMVFQDTYEEAWNSAYRGLTPANQYNVDYSVLGTGRVEPLLRRIRNEMGAAGMTVESAKGECNLGQHEIAFRYTDALTTCDQHVVYKTGAKEIAAQEGRALTFMAKYDEREGNSCHIHLSLREADGSPVLADDDRPDGMSEVMRRFLAGQLAALREFTFLYAPNINSYKRFQPGSFAPTAVAWGPDNRTCAYRVVGHGGSHRMENRVPGGDVNPYLAVAGMIAAGLHGVEEGLELAPACTGNAYTGDADHVPATLREAAGLWEGSALARDAFGDDVVRHYANAARVELQAYDAAVTDWERFRSFERM encoded by the coding sequence GTGGCAGACCCCACGCCCCCGCTCTCCGTGGACGAGCTGCGATGGCTCGTCCAGGAGGGCCGGATCGACACCGTGGTCCTCGCCTTCACTGACATGCAGGGAAGACTCCAGGGCAAGCGCTTCGCCGCAGGCTTCTTCCTCGACGAGGTGCTCGACCACGGCACCGAGGGCTGCAACTACCTGCTGGCCGTGGACGCCGAAATGAACACTGTCGACGGCTTCGAGATGTCCTCCTGGGAGCGCGGCTACGGCGACTTCGCCATGCACGGCGACCACGGCACCCTGCGCCGCGTCCCTTGGAACCCCGGCACCGCCATGATCACCGCCGACCTGGCCTGGCACGACGGCGCCCCCGTGACCGCCTCGCCGCGGCAGATCCTGCGCCGTCAGCTCGACCGGCTCGCCGAACGCGGCTGGACCGCGCACGTCGGCACCGAGCTGGAGTTCATGGTCTTCCAGGACACCTACGAGGAAGCCTGGAACAGCGCCTACCGCGGCCTGACCCCTGCCAACCAGTACAACGTGGACTACTCCGTGCTCGGCACCGGACGGGTGGAGCCGCTGCTGCGCCGCATCCGCAACGAGATGGGCGCGGCCGGCATGACCGTCGAGTCCGCCAAGGGCGAGTGCAACCTCGGCCAGCACGAGATCGCCTTCCGCTACACCGACGCCCTCACCACCTGCGACCAGCACGTCGTGTACAAGACCGGAGCCAAGGAGATCGCCGCCCAGGAGGGCCGGGCGCTCACCTTCATGGCCAAGTACGACGAGCGGGAGGGCAACTCCTGCCACATCCACCTGTCCCTGCGGGAGGCCGACGGCTCTCCGGTACTCGCTGACGACGACCGGCCCGACGGCATGTCCGAGGTGATGCGGCGCTTCCTCGCGGGCCAGCTCGCGGCACTGCGCGAGTTCACCTTCCTCTACGCCCCCAACATCAACTCCTACAAGCGCTTCCAGCCCGGCTCCTTCGCCCCCACCGCCGTCGCCTGGGGCCCGGACAACCGCACCTGCGCCTACCGGGTCGTCGGCCACGGCGGCTCGCACCGCATGGAGAACCGGGTGCCCGGCGGTGACGTCAACCCCTACCTGGCCGTCGCCGGGATGATCGCCGCCGGACTGCACGGGGTGGAAGAGGGCCTCGAACTCGCCCCCGCCTGCACCGGGAACGCCTACACCGGGGACGCCGACCACGTGCCCGCGACCCTCCGCGAAGCCGCCGGACTGTGGGAGGGCAGCGCCCTCGCCCGTGACGCCTTCGGCGACGACGTCGTCCGGCACTACGCCAACGCGGCCCGCGTCGAACTCCAGGCGTACGACGCAGCCGTGACCGACTGGGAACGCTTCCGCTCCTTCGAACGCATGTGA
- a CDS encoding aldehyde dehydrogenase family protein has translation MQPNDQDDRRAGRPAAAEHHVLDPATGERVATVPATTETGINEAVRRARAAQCRWVALAPADRARLLRRFAAVVDQHLEELARLEVREAGHPVGNARWEAGNVRDLLDYAAGGVERLTGSQIPVDGGVNVTFAEPLGVVAVIAPWNFPMPVAAWGTAPALAAGNAVLLKPAEATPLTALRLAELALEAGLPEHLFQVVPGAGEVAGAALVRHRDVAKVVFTGSIEVGRSVMAACAAQVKPVTLELGGKSPNIVFADADVERAASAAPGSFLDNTGQDCCARSRILVQRSVYDRFLELLEPEVKGFTVGDPADPATQMGPLISAAQRDRVASYVPRDAPALIRGEAPEGPGFWYPATVLEAGETDRTATEEIFGPVAVVLPFDDEADAIRLANATPYGLSGSVWTRDLGRALRVSRGVAAGNLSVNSHSSVRYSTPFGGYRLSGLGRELGPGALEAFTETKNVFLNTEELT, from the coding sequence TTGCAGCCGAACGACCAGGACGACCGCCGGGCCGGCCGGCCCGCGGCCGCCGAACACCACGTCCTCGACCCGGCGACCGGGGAACGCGTCGCGACGGTCCCCGCGACCACGGAGACCGGAATCAACGAGGCGGTGCGGCGCGCGAGGGCCGCCCAGTGCCGCTGGGTGGCCCTCGCCCCCGCCGACCGCGCCCGCCTGCTGCGCCGCTTCGCCGCGGTGGTCGACCAGCACCTCGAGGAGCTGGCGCGCCTGGAGGTGCGCGAGGCCGGGCACCCAGTGGGCAACGCCCGCTGGGAGGCGGGCAACGTACGCGATCTCCTCGACTACGCGGCGGGCGGCGTGGAGCGCCTGACCGGCAGTCAGATCCCGGTCGACGGCGGCGTGAACGTCACCTTCGCCGAACCCCTCGGCGTCGTCGCCGTCATCGCCCCGTGGAACTTCCCCATGCCCGTCGCTGCCTGGGGCACCGCCCCCGCCCTGGCCGCCGGGAACGCCGTCCTCCTCAAACCTGCCGAGGCGACGCCGCTCACCGCTCTCCGCCTGGCCGAACTCGCCCTGGAGGCTGGGCTGCCCGAGCACCTTTTCCAGGTCGTCCCCGGTGCGGGCGAGGTCGCCGGAGCGGCGCTGGTGCGCCACCGGGACGTCGCCAAGGTCGTCTTCACCGGCTCCATCGAGGTCGGCAGGAGTGTGATGGCCGCGTGCGCGGCCCAGGTCAAACCGGTGACCCTGGAGCTCGGGGGCAAGAGCCCCAACATCGTCTTCGCCGACGCGGATGTCGAACGCGCCGCCTCCGCCGCCCCCGGCTCGTTCCTGGACAACACCGGCCAGGACTGCTGTGCCCGCAGCCGCATCCTCGTCCAGCGCAGCGTCTACGACCGCTTCCTCGAACTCCTCGAGCCCGAGGTGAAGGGCTTCACTGTCGGCGACCCCGCCGACCCCGCCACACAGATGGGCCCGCTGATCTCCGCGGCGCAACGCGACCGCGTCGCCTCCTACGTCCCGCGCGACGCGCCCGCCCTCATCCGCGGCGAGGCCCCCGAAGGCCCCGGATTCTGGTACCCGGCGACCGTGCTGGAGGCCGGCGAGACCGACCGGACCGCGACCGAGGAGATCTTCGGACCGGTCGCCGTAGTGCTGCCCTTCGACGACGAGGCGGACGCGATCCGGCTCGCCAACGCCACGCCGTACGGCCTGTCCGGCTCGGTGTGGACCCGCGACCTCGGGCGCGCGCTGCGCGTCTCGCGCGGCGTCGCCGCCGGGAACCTCTCGGTCAACTCGCACAGCAGCGTGCGCTACTCCACCCCCTTCGGCGGCTACCGGCTCTCCGGGCTCGGCCGCGAACTCGGCCCCGGCGCGCTGGAGGCCTTCACCGAGACCAAGAACGTCTTCCTGAACACCGAGGAGCTCACGTGA
- a CDS encoding 3-oxoacyl-ACP reductase, which produces MTEATTPAGTAQAPVCRRLVGRTAVVTGAGSGIGLAAVRRLASEGAHVVCADLDSERGRAAAEETGGLFVETDVTDEAAVEALFAAAYERYGSVDVAFNNAGISPPDDDSILTTGLDAWQRVQQTNLTSVYLCCRAALPYMRRQGRGSIINTASFVAVMGAATSQISYTASKGGVLAMSRELGVQFAREGIRVNALCPGPVNTPLLRELFAKDPERAQRRLVHVPVGRFAETEEIAAAVAFLASDDSSFVNATDFLVDGGISGAYVTPL; this is translated from the coding sequence GTGACCGAAGCCACGACCCCCGCCGGCACCGCGCAGGCGCCCGTCTGCCGCAGGCTGGTCGGCCGCACCGCCGTCGTCACCGGAGCGGGCAGCGGCATCGGACTCGCCGCGGTGCGCCGACTGGCCTCCGAGGGCGCGCACGTGGTGTGCGCCGACCTGGACTCCGAACGCGGCAGGGCCGCCGCCGAGGAGACCGGCGGGCTCTTCGTCGAGACGGACGTCACCGACGAGGCCGCCGTCGAGGCGCTGTTCGCCGCCGCGTACGAGCGGTACGGCTCGGTCGACGTGGCCTTCAACAACGCGGGCATCTCGCCGCCGGACGACGACTCCATCCTCACCACCGGCCTCGACGCCTGGCAGCGGGTGCAGCAGACCAACCTCACCTCCGTCTACCTGTGCTGCCGCGCGGCGCTGCCCTACATGCGGCGGCAGGGACGCGGGTCGATCATCAACACCGCGTCGTTCGTCGCCGTGATGGGCGCCGCCACCTCGCAGATCAGCTACACCGCGTCCAAGGGCGGCGTGCTGGCCATGTCCCGGGAACTGGGCGTGCAGTTCGCCCGGGAGGGCATCCGGGTCAACGCGCTGTGCCCCGGGCCCGTCAACACCCCGCTGCTGCGCGAGCTGTTCGCGAAGGACCCGGAGCGGGCGCAGCGCCGACTGGTGCACGTGCCCGTGGGACGGTTCGCCGAGACCGAGGAGATCGCCGCCGCGGTGGCCTTCCTCGCCAGCGACGACTCCTCGTTCGTCAACGCCACCGACTTCCTCGTCGACGGCGGGATCTCCGGCGCGTATGTGACACCGTTGTGA